Proteins from a genomic interval of Papaver somniferum cultivar HN1 chromosome 4, ASM357369v1, whole genome shotgun sequence:
- the LOC113275441 gene encoding uncharacterized protein LOC113275441, whose protein sequence is MENNAILAKSFSRKEQKKLSYGALLAFFVFLLTCFTVFKPSFSHLPILNSRLSINAARPRMLQIDENIISRSPRQILNTKMKLQAETNRPACNILEPRSDYCDIEGDIRIHGKRSTVLFTSPRYDNMDLNESWRIRPYARKGDKAAMTSTTELSVESLVGNDRRINSVCSYTHGVPAIIFSLGGYAGNQFHDFTDILVPLFITSYQFHQQVQLLVKDFKPYWIAKYRPILKQLSKYPIINMDNENNVHCYGRVIVGLKHHKEFGVDPFKSPKGYSVTDFTQFLRKAYSLNRSTAITINEGQNATKKPRLLIVSRKGTRKFTNEEEIANMASSMGYEVVVAEPGVTTTPSEFARTVNSCDVMMGVHGAGLTNLAFLPTNAVVIQIIPLGGLEWLSRHDFGEPAVEMKLRYLEYKIREEESSLMEVYPRNHVVFRDPTSFAKLGWEAVKSVYLEKQNVKLDVASFRVTLVEALKLLHS, encoded by the exons ATGGAGAATAACGCAATATTGGCTAAAAGTTTTAGCCGGAAGGAGCAAAAGAAATTGAGTTACGGAGCTTTGCTTGCGTTTTTTGTCTTTCTGCTTACTTGTTTCACTGTCTTTAAGCCATCTTTCTCCCATCTCCCAATTT TGAATTCGAGGCTGTCGATAAATGCCGCCAGGCCAAGAATGTTGCAGATTGATGAGAATATAATCAGCAGAAGTCCCCGTCAAATATTAAATACCAAAATGAAGCTGCAGGCTGAAACCAACAGGCCAGCGTGCAATATATTGGAACCACGGTCAGATTATTGTGATATTGAAGGAGATATAAGAATTCACGGGAAACGATCAACCGTCCTTTTTACTTCACCTCGGTACGATAATATGGACTTGAATGAATCATGGAGAATCAGACCTTATGCTCGAAAAGGAGATAAAGCTGCAATGACATCCACTACAGAATTATCAGTGGAATCCTTGGTCGGAAATGACAGAAGAATAAACTCTGTTTGCAGCTATACTCATGGTGTTCCCGCAATTATTTTCTCCCTTGGAGGTTATGCCGGGAACCAATTCCATGATTTTACAGATATACTTGTTCCGCTTTTTATTACTTCCTATCAATTTCACCAACAAGTTCAATTACTTGTCAAGGATTTCAAACCTTATTGGATTGCGAAATATAGGCCAATTCTAAAACAGCTATCTAAATACCCTATCATCAACATGGACAATGAAAACAATGTCCATTGTTATGGTAGAGTTATCGTCGGTCTCAAACATCACAAGGAGTTTGGTGTTGATCCTTTCAAGTCTCCGAAAGGCTATTCGGTGACAGATTTCACTCAGTTCTTGAGAAAAGCTTACTCTCTGAATAGATCAACAGCCATAACAATCAATGAAGGTCAAAATGCAACCAAGAAACCGAGGCTCCTAATTGTTTCACGTAAAGGTACTCGAAAATTCACAAACGAAGAAGAAATAGCTAATATGGCTTCAAGCATGGGATATGAAGTAGTTGTAGCAGAACCGGGGGTAACAACTACGCCGTCAGAATTCGCCCGTACAGTGAATTCTTGTGATGTAATGATGGGTGTCCACGGTGCCGGTTTAACAAATCTTGCATTCCTTCCAACTAACGCAGTAGTGATTCAAATTATTCCTTTGGGTGGATTGGAATGGCTTTCAAGGCATGATTTTGGGGAGCCAGCAGTAGAAATGAAATTGAGATACTTGGAGTATAAGATAAGGGAAGAAGAAAGTAGTTTAATGGAAGTATACCCGCGCAATCATGTTGTCTTTAGGGACCCAACCTCATTTGCAAAACTAGGGTGGGAAGCAGTTAAATCTGTTTATCTAGAGAAACAAAATGTAAAGCTTGATGTTGCTAGTTTTAGGGTTACTTTGGTAGAAGCGCTTAAGCTTCTCCATTCATAG
- the LOC113275442 gene encoding CDP-diacylglycerol--serine O-phosphatidyltransferase 1-like isoform X1, with translation MEPNGHRKANKRDPVVREDKEVVNISSSCDELQSLDPWTAWAYKPRTVSFLFIGACLLIWASGVLDPESSSSPDIVSSVKRGVWAMIVVFLTYCLLQAPSTVLIRPHPALWRLVHGMAVIYLVALTFLLFQRRDDARQFMKFLHPDLGVELPERSYGTDCRIYVPENTNNRFKNVYDTLFDEFVLAHIFGWWGKAIMIRNQPLLWVLSIGFEFLELTFRHMLPNFNECWWDSIILDILICNWFGIWAGMRTVRYFDGRTYEWVGISRQPNIIGKVKRTLGQFTPAQWDKDEWHPLLGPWRFIQVLCLCIIFLTVELNTFFLKFCLWIPPRNPVISYRLILWWLIAIPTIREYNSYLQDRKTVKKVGAFCWLSIAICIVELLICIKFGDGLFPHSMPQWLVIFWSGAGVTLTIFIILWSWQHHRTLMRKRL, from the exons ATGGAGCCTAATGGTCATAGAAAGGCTAACAAAAGGGATCCTGTTGTTCGTGAGGACAAAGAGGTGGTGAATATTTCAAGTAGTTGTGATGAGCTTCAATCACTTGATCCATGGACAGCATGGGCGTACAAGCCTCGTACTGTCTCTTTCCTCTTTATTGGCGCCTGCTTACTTAT ATGGGCAAGTGGAGTTCTTGATCCGGAGAGTAGTTCATCACCTGATATTGTTTCATCAGTTAAGAG GGGTGTGTGGGCAATGATTGTTGTCTTCCTCACTTATTGTTTACTTCAAGCACCTTCAAC GGTGCTTATTAGGCCGCATCCTGCACTTTGGCGATTAGTTCATGGAATGGCAGTTATTTACCTTGTTGCGCTTACATTTTTACTTTTCCAG AGACGTGATGATGCTAGGCAGTTCATGAAATTTCTTCATCCCGATCTTGGTGTTG AGCTTCCTGAAAGATCTTATGGTACAGATTGCCGTATTTATGTGCCGGAGAATACAAATAACAGGTTTAAGAATGTTTAT GACACATTGTTTGATGAATTTGTTCTGGCTCATATATTTGGATGGTGGGGTAAAGCTATAATGATCCGTAATCAGCCTCTTTTGTGGGTCTTGTCGATCGGGTTTGAGTTTCTGGAG CTCACGTTTCGGCACATGTTACCTAATTTTAATGAGTGCTGGTGGGACAGTATTATTCTGGACATTTTGATCTGCAATTGGTTCG GTATCTGGGCTGGAATGCGCACGGTCCGGTACTTTGATGGGAGAACATACGAGTGGGTTGGTATAAGCCGCCAGCCAAATATTATCGGTAAA GTAAAGCGAACATTAGGTCAATTCACACCTGCTCAATGGGACAAAGATGAATGGCATCCCCTGCTTGGCCCCTGGCGGTTCATCCAAGTTCTCTGTCTCTGCATCATCTTCTTGACTGTGGAGCTAAATACCTTTTTTCTTAAGTTTTGCCTCTGGATTCCTCCTCGAAACCCTGTTATTAGTTATAGGTTGATATTATGGTGGCTAATTGCCATTCCTACAATCCGCGAGTACAATTCATATTTACAAGACAG AAAAACAGTGAAAAAGGTCGGAGCATTCTGTTGGCTTTCCATCGCGATTTGCATAGTTGAACTCCTTATATGCATCAAATTCGGGGATG GCTTGTTTCCCCACTCAATGCCTCAATGGCTGGTGATTTTCTGGTCAGGCGCAGGGGTTACACTCACGATATTCATTATCTTGTGGTCATGGCAACATCATCGAACTTTAATGAGAAAGAGGCTGTGA
- the LOC113275442 gene encoding CDP-diacylglycerol--serine O-phosphatidyltransferase 1-like isoform X2, protein MEPNGHRKANKRDPVVREDKEVVNISSSCDELQSLDPWTAWAYKPRTVSFLFIGACLLIWASGVLDPESSSSPDIVSSVKRGVWAMIVVFLTYCLLQAPSTVLIRPHPALWRLVHGMAVIYLVALTFLLFQRRDDARQFMKFLHPDLGVELPERSYGTDCRIYVPENTNNRFKNVYDTLFDEFVLAHIFGWWGKAIMIRNQPLLWVLSIGFEFLELTFRHMLPNFNECWWDSIILDILICNWFGIWAGMRTVRYFDGRTYEWVGISRQPNIIGKANIRSIHTCSMGQR, encoded by the exons ATGGAGCCTAATGGTCATAGAAAGGCTAACAAAAGGGATCCTGTTGTTCGTGAGGACAAAGAGGTGGTGAATATTTCAAGTAGTTGTGATGAGCTTCAATCACTTGATCCATGGACAGCATGGGCGTACAAGCCTCGTACTGTCTCTTTCCTCTTTATTGGCGCCTGCTTACTTAT ATGGGCAAGTGGAGTTCTTGATCCGGAGAGTAGTTCATCACCTGATATTGTTTCATCAGTTAAGAG GGGTGTGTGGGCAATGATTGTTGTCTTCCTCACTTATTGTTTACTTCAAGCACCTTCAAC GGTGCTTATTAGGCCGCATCCTGCACTTTGGCGATTAGTTCATGGAATGGCAGTTATTTACCTTGTTGCGCTTACATTTTTACTTTTCCAG AGACGTGATGATGCTAGGCAGTTCATGAAATTTCTTCATCCCGATCTTGGTGTTG AGCTTCCTGAAAGATCTTATGGTACAGATTGCCGTATTTATGTGCCGGAGAATACAAATAACAGGTTTAAGAATGTTTAT GACACATTGTTTGATGAATTTGTTCTGGCTCATATATTTGGATGGTGGGGTAAAGCTATAATGATCCGTAATCAGCCTCTTTTGTGGGTCTTGTCGATCGGGTTTGAGTTTCTGGAG CTCACGTTTCGGCACATGTTACCTAATTTTAATGAGTGCTGGTGGGACAGTATTATTCTGGACATTTTGATCTGCAATTGGTTCG GTATCTGGGCTGGAATGCGCACGGTCCGGTACTTTGATGGGAGAACATACGAGTGGGTTGGTATAAGCCGCCAGCCAAATATTATCG GTAAAGCGAACATTAGGTCAATTCACACCTGCTCAATGGGACAAAGATGA